From a region of the Triticum aestivum cultivar Chinese Spring chromosome 7D, IWGSC CS RefSeq v2.1, whole genome shotgun sequence genome:
- the LOC123168049 gene encoding protein STRICTOSIDINE SYNTHASE-LIKE 10-like — MASGTRGVAAATISLAVLLLVFCFSPSTAAAAAVPSIDATWTRHLPLPRGLLRGPESVAFDAKGQGPYSGVSDGRVLKWNGDTLGWSTYTYNPDYSSEACTASLLRPETATEGHCGRPLGLRFHLKSGYLYIADAYKGLMRVAPGGGEATVLVTEVDGVPLRFTNGVDIDQVTGEVYFTDSSRNYNRSQHEMVTRTGDSTGRLLRYDPRTGKAVVLQADVTYPNGLAISADRTHLIISSTGPCKLLRYWIKGSKAGTMELFADLPGYPDNVRPDKKGRYWVALHREKAELPFGVDSHLLALRIDADGKIIEEMRGPKGVRPTEVVERKGGRLFMGSVELHYVSVVTRK, encoded by the coding sequence ATGGCGAGCGGCACGAGGGGTGTCGCCGCGGCGACTATCTCGCTCGCCGTCCTGCTCCTAGTCTTTTGCTTCTCGCCcagcacggccgccgccgccgccgtccccagcATCGACGCCACGTGGACGCGCCACCTGCCGCTGCCACGCGGACTGCTGCGCGGCCCGGAGAGTGTCGCCTTCGACGCCAAAGGCCAGGGTCCATACAGCGGCGTGTCCGACGGCCGCGTGCTTAAGTGGAACGGCGACACGCTCGGCTGGTCGACGTACACCTACAACCCCGACTACAGCAGCGAGGCGTGCACGGCGTCTCTCCTTCGCCCGGAGACTGCCACCGAGGGCCACTGCGGCCGGCCGCTCGGTCTGCGGTTCCACCTCAAGTCCGGGTACCTGTACATCGCTGACGCCTACAAGGGGCTCATGAGGGTCGCgccaggcggcggggaggcgactGTGCTTGTCACGGAGGTTGACGGCGTACCTCTCCGCTTCACCAACGGGGTGGATATCGACCAGGTAACCGGCGAGGTCTACTTCACGGACAGCTCCAGGAATTACAATAGGTCGCAACATGAGATGGTGACAAGAACCGGAGACTCGACGGGTCGGCTACTCAGGTATGACCCACGGACAGGAAAGGCCGTCGTGCTCCAGGCCGACGTCACTTACCCCAATGGCCTCGCCATCAGCGCTGATCGAACACATCTAATTATCTCATCGACCGGGCCGTGTAAGCTGCTACGATACTGGATCAAGGGCTCCAAGGCGGGCACCATGGAGCTATTCGCCGACCTCCCTGGCTATCCAGACAATGTGAGGCCCGACAAGAAAGGAAGATACTGGGTGGCACTACACCGTGAGAAGGCTGAGCTCCCCTTTGGCGTTGATAGCCACCTGCTAGCATTGAGGATTGATGCCGATGGAAAAATAATCGAGGAGATGCGGGGACCGAAGGGTGTGAGGCCAACCGAGGTGGTGGAGAGGAAAGGTGGCAGACTGTTCATGGGATCCGTCGAGCTTCACTATGTGTCCGTCGTCACGCGCAAATAG